The following proteins are encoded in a genomic region of Streptococcus sp. 29892:
- a CDS encoding ABC transporter substrate-binding protein/permease translates to MKHKLSIFLLTLIAVFSMATGVKADEYLRVGMEAAYAPFNWTQEDNSNGAVPIEGTNQFANGYDVQIAKKIAASMDKELLVVKTKWEGLVPALTSGKIDMIIAGMSPTEERKKEIAFSDSYYTSIPTLVVRSDSQYAKATSLAEFAGAKITAQQGVYLYDLIDQIQGADKQTAMGDFSQIRQALEAGIIDAYVSERPEGRTAEAANKAFKMVELTDNFETNAEDVTIAVGMRKDDARISQVNEVLATLSENDQIALMDNMIENQPVEEASEGETPSFFAQVWNIIVNNWQQLLRGTGMTLLISILGTVIGTLIGLLIGVFRTAPKAANKALAIGQKVLGWLINIYIEVFRGTPMIVQSMVIYYGTAQAFGLNLDRTLAAIFIVSINTGAYMSEIVRGGIFAVDKGQFEAATALGFTHNQTMRKIVLPQVIRNILPATGNEFVINIKDTSVLNVISVVELYFSGNTVATQTYQYFQTFTVIAIIYFILTFTVTRILRAVEKRFDTDTYTTGANQMQIEVPHD, encoded by the coding sequence ATGAAACATAAACTTAGTATATTTCTGCTAACACTGATTGCTGTTTTTTCCATGGCAACCGGTGTTAAAGCAGATGAATACCTCCGGGTAGGAATGGAAGCAGCCTACGCTCCATTTAACTGGACCCAAGAGGATAACAGTAACGGAGCAGTTCCGATTGAAGGAACCAACCAATTTGCCAACGGTTACGATGTCCAGATTGCAAAAAAAATCGCAGCATCTATGGATAAAGAGTTGCTAGTTGTTAAAACCAAGTGGGAAGGTCTGGTTCCTGCCCTTACTTCTGGCAAGATTGACATGATTATCGCTGGTATGAGCCCAACCGAAGAACGTAAGAAAGAAATTGCTTTCTCAGACAGCTACTATACATCTATTCCAACCTTGGTTGTTCGCTCAGACAGCCAGTATGCTAAGGCGACTAGTTTGGCTGAATTTGCTGGGGCAAAAATCACTGCCCAGCAAGGTGTCTACCTCTACGACTTAATCGACCAAATCCAAGGAGCAGACAAACAAACTGCCATGGGAGATTTCTCTCAAATCCGTCAAGCACTAGAAGCTGGTATTATTGATGCCTACGTTTCGGAGCGTCCAGAAGGTCGTACAGCCGAAGCAGCCAACAAGGCATTCAAGATGGTCGAATTAACGGATAATTTTGAAACCAATGCTGAGGACGTGACTATTGCTGTCGGTATGCGTAAAGACGATGCTCGCATCAGCCAGGTCAATGAAGTACTAGCTACTCTTTCGGAGAACGACCAAATTGCACTTATGGACAATATGATTGAAAACCAGCCTGTTGAAGAAGCCAGCGAAGGGGAAACACCAAGCTTCTTTGCACAAGTGTGGAATATCATCGTTAACAACTGGCAACAATTACTTCGTGGCACTGGAATGACCTTGCTGATTTCTATCTTAGGAACTGTCATCGGTACCCTTATTGGTCTTCTAATTGGTGTCTTCCGTACCGCTCCAAAAGCAGCCAACAAGGCTCTTGCTATCGGTCAAAAAGTTCTCGGTTGGTTGATCAATATCTATATCGAAGTGTTCCGTGGCACGCCAATGATTGTACAATCTATGGTTATCTACTACGGTACTGCCCAAGCCTTCGGTCTTAACCTTGACCGCACCCTGGCTGCCATCTTCATCGTATCCATCAATACCGGTGCCTACATGAGTGAAATTGTCCGCGGTGGTATCTTCGCCGTTGATAAGGGACAATTTGAAGCTGCAACAGCTCTTGGCTTTACCCACAACCAAACCATGCGCAAGATTGTTCTTCCGCAGGTTATCCGCAATATCTTGCCAGCAACTGGTAACGAGTTTGTCATCAACATCAAGGATACATCTGTATTGAACGTTATCTCCGTTGTGGAATTGTACTTCTCAGGAAATACTGTGGCGACACAAACCTACCAGTACTTCCAAACCTTTACCGTCATTGCCATCATTTACTTTATCTTGACCTTCACTGTGACCCGCATCTTGCGCGCAGTTGAAAAACGCTTTGACACAGACACCTATACAACTGGTGCCAACCAAATGCAAATCGAGGTGCCTCATGACTAA
- a CDS encoding undecaprenyl-diphosphate phosphatase: MLLELLKAVFLGIVEGVTEWLPVSSTGHLILVQEFMKLNQSASFVEMFNIVIQLGAILAVMTIYFKKLNPFQPGKTKREIQLTWQLWAKVVIACLPSILIAVPLDSWFEAHFNFMVPIAIALIVYGIAFIWIENRNRDVEPQVTDLAKMSYKTAFLIGCFQVLSIVPGTSRSGATILGAIILGTSRTVAADFTFFLGIPTMFGYSGLKAVKYFLDGNSLNLEQGLILLVASLTAYLVSLVVIRFLTDFVKKNDFTVFGYYRIILGAILLVYSFITFLF; this comes from the coding sequence ATGTTACTCGAATTATTAAAAGCTGTTTTTTTAGGGATTGTTGAAGGGGTGACAGAGTGGTTGCCTGTTTCTTCAACAGGGCATTTGATTTTGGTTCAAGAGTTTATGAAGCTCAACCAAAGTGCTAGTTTTGTAGAAATGTTCAATATCGTCATCCAGTTGGGAGCCATCCTTGCTGTTATGACCATCTATTTCAAAAAATTAAACCCCTTCCAGCCGGGTAAAACCAAGCGTGAGATTCAGTTGACCTGGCAATTGTGGGCAAAGGTTGTCATAGCCTGCCTGCCTTCTATTCTAATAGCTGTTCCATTGGATAGTTGGTTTGAAGCCCATTTTAACTTTATGGTGCCCATTGCCATTGCCTTGATTGTTTATGGTATTGCCTTTATCTGGATTGAAAATCGTAATCGGGATGTAGAGCCACAGGTGACAGATTTGGCTAAAATGTCTTATAAGACGGCCTTCTTAATCGGTTGCTTTCAGGTTTTGAGTATTGTTCCAGGAACTAGTCGTTCTGGTGCGACTATTCTAGGTGCGATTATCCTGGGGACTAGTCGGACAGTTGCTGCTGACTTTACCTTTTTCCTTGGAATCCCGACCATGTTTGGTTATAGTGGTCTAAAGGCGGTCAAGTATTTCTTGGATGGAAACAGTTTAAACCTGGAGCAAGGTCTCATTCTCTTGGTTGCCAGTCTGACAGCCTATCTTGTTTCCTTGGTGGTGATTCGCTTCTTGACGGACTTTGTTAAGAAAAATGATTTCACCGTATTTGGCTACTATCGCATTATCTTGGGAGCGATTCTGCTAGTCTATTCCTTTATCACATTTTTATTTTAA
- the mecA gene encoding adaptor protein MecA codes for MKVKQISDSTLKITIQMDDLEERGMELADFLIPQEKTEDFFYTVLDELELPLTFRESGMLSFRVTPKPDRVDIFVTKSDLDQNLNFDEFADLSDLGDVSSMSPDEFFKSLEQTVRERSSKDMDAVRHLEEVEKAEEAEESESEGYIYYILDFPNMDELMAFVGTVDYPIEESELYKMDGHYYMTVLINIEERSKRYPDYLLARMLEFANDTKLTRPVLQEHGVTLLPVAALEELRKVSLL; via the coding sequence ATGAAAGTAAAACAAATTAGTGATTCAACCTTGAAAATCACTATTCAAATGGATGATTTGGAAGAGAGAGGGATGGAATTGGCCGACTTCTTAATTCCACAAGAAAAGACAGAGGATTTTTTCTATACAGTTTTGGATGAATTAGAGTTGCCCTTAACCTTCCGTGAAAGTGGTATGCTTAGTTTTCGTGTGACTCCTAAGCCAGATCGGGTGGATATTTTTGTGACCAAGTCGGACTTGGATCAGAATTTGAATTTTGACGAGTTCGCAGATTTGTCTGATTTAGGGGATGTTTCAAGCATGAGTCCAGATGAGTTTTTTAAGAGCTTGGAGCAGACAGTTCGGGAAAGAAGTAGCAAAGATATGGATGCGGTTCGTCATTTGGAAGAAGTTGAAAAAGCTGAAGAAGCTGAGGAGAGCGAGTCAGAAGGCTACATCTACTATATCCTTGATTTTCCTAACATGGATGAACTGATGGCTTTTGTAGGAACAGTAGATTACCCTATCGAAGAGTCAGAGCTCTATAAGATGGACGGTCATTACTATATGACTGTCTTGATCAATATCGAGGAACGTTCTAAGCGTTACCCGGACTATCTTTTGGCGCGTATGTTGGAATTTGCCAATGATACTAAGTTGACTAGACCTGTCTTACAGGAACATGGGGTGACCCTCTTGCCAGTTGCAGCCCTAGAGGAACTTAGGAAGGTTTCCTTGCTATGA